The Streptomyces sp. DH-12 genome has a window encoding:
- a CDS encoding alpha-L-fucosidase, whose translation MRNRILAAAAALTMLLGGAVLTAPAHAEARAAGNQVVPIAPTDTKEDLLRKAAQVTPSERQLAWQREELTGFIHFGPNTYTGRDLGLGTESPNVLQPTGLDTDQWISSFKDAGFKKVVLTAKHHDGMLLFPSQYSSYGVASSSWMDGKGDIVKSFTDSARKYGVKVGLYLSPADLHEAQPGGTFGNGSERRTSRIPAKGGSGPSFTFEVDDYNRYYMNTLHELLTRYGTVSEVWLDGYDPTHGRQPYSFKDWYRMIRTLQPSAVVFGGPDIRWVGNEDGYARASEWSVIPSEGAADPDDRRVPTHGATATDIAGDSKLTTESEHLAWFPAECDARLQPAWFWHPGQPPKSLAALESMYFGSVGRNCQLLLNVGPDQSGRFGTAEADRLREFGERIRSVFAEDLTDGATAADDAGTSHTPGNTPALVLDDNDSTAWQPTGTTGSLVVDLGGRKRFNTVALQENIQVGQRVSSFAVDTWDGSAWKQAASATTIGYKRLLRLGAVVETSKVRLRILGSRALPPAISTVGLHHDGADDNLALGTPATQSSSTQPGGAATNAVDGDTGGDFFKGSVSHTGSDRNAWWRTDLGASVPIGRVALWNRTDCCAARLSDYWVFVSDTPFDTSLPPEQQAARPGVRSRHQTTTAGTSTTLTVGTSGRYVMVQLAGTGVLSLAEFQAFAPAHDFSVTAEQPMTSVTPGASVTSAVGTTVTKGSPQTVRLSATGLPEGATATFEPDRIQSGAGSRLTLRTSPSTPLGDYTVKVVATGAEATHSAQITLSVTGGSASR comes from the coding sequence ATGAGGAACAGGATCCTGGCGGCGGCAGCCGCCCTCACGATGCTGCTCGGAGGTGCGGTCCTGACCGCACCCGCCCACGCGGAGGCGAGGGCGGCCGGCAACCAGGTCGTGCCCATCGCACCGACCGACACCAAGGAGGACCTGCTCAGAAAGGCCGCCCAGGTCACCCCGAGCGAACGCCAGCTCGCCTGGCAGCGCGAGGAACTGACCGGCTTCATCCACTTCGGGCCCAACACCTACACCGGCCGCGACCTCGGGCTCGGCACCGAGAGCCCGAACGTGCTCCAGCCCACCGGCCTCGACACCGACCAGTGGATCTCCTCCTTCAAGGACGCCGGCTTCAAGAAGGTCGTCCTCACCGCCAAGCACCACGACGGCATGCTGCTCTTCCCGTCGCAGTACTCGTCCTACGGCGTGGCCTCCAGCAGCTGGATGGACGGCAAGGGCGACATCGTCAAGTCCTTCACCGACTCCGCCCGCAAGTACGGCGTCAAGGTCGGCCTCTACCTGTCGCCCGCCGACCTCCACGAGGCCCAGCCCGGGGGGACCTTCGGCAACGGCAGTGAGAGGAGGACCAGCCGGATCCCGGCCAAGGGCGGCTCCGGCCCGTCGTTCACCTTCGAGGTCGACGACTACAACCGGTACTACATGAACACGCTCCATGAGCTGCTCACCCGGTACGGGACCGTCTCCGAGGTGTGGCTCGACGGCTACGACCCCACCCACGGCCGCCAGCCCTACAGCTTCAAGGACTGGTACCGCATGATCCGCACGCTCCAGCCGAGCGCGGTCGTCTTCGGCGGCCCCGACATCCGCTGGGTCGGCAACGAGGACGGCTACGCACGCGCCAGCGAGTGGAGCGTGATCCCCAGCGAGGGAGCGGCCGACCCCGACGACCGGCGGGTTCCGACGCACGGCGCGACCGCCACGGACATCGCAGGCGACAGCAAGCTCACCACCGAGTCCGAGCACCTGGCCTGGTTCCCCGCCGAGTGCGACGCCCGGCTGCAGCCCGCCTGGTTCTGGCACCCGGGCCAGCCGCCCAAGTCCCTGGCCGCCCTGGAGAGCATGTACTTCGGCTCCGTCGGACGCAACTGCCAGCTCCTGCTGAACGTGGGCCCCGACCAGAGCGGACGCTTCGGCACGGCCGAGGCGGACCGGCTGCGCGAGTTCGGTGAGCGGATCCGCTCCGTCTTCGCCGAGGACCTGACCGACGGCGCCACCGCCGCCGACGACGCCGGCACCTCCCACACCCCCGGCAACACCCCCGCCCTCGTCCTCGACGACAACGACTCCACCGCCTGGCAGCCCACCGGCACCACCGGCTCCCTGGTGGTCGACCTGGGCGGCAGGAAGCGGTTCAACACCGTCGCCCTCCAGGAGAACATCCAGGTCGGCCAGCGCGTCTCATCGTTCGCGGTCGACACCTGGGACGGCAGCGCCTGGAAGCAGGCGGCCTCCGCGACCACCATCGGCTACAAGCGGCTCCTGCGCCTGGGCGCCGTGGTGGAGACGTCCAAGGTGCGGCTGCGCATCCTGGGCTCGCGCGCCCTGCCGCCCGCCATCTCCACCGTCGGCCTCCACCACGACGGCGCGGACGACAACCTGGCCCTCGGCACCCCGGCCACCCAGTCGTCCTCCACCCAGCCCGGCGGCGCGGCCACGAACGCCGTCGACGGCGACACCGGAGGGGACTTCTTCAAGGGCTCGGTCTCCCACACCGGTTCGGACCGCAACGCCTGGTGGCGGACGGACCTCGGCGCCTCCGTCCCGATCGGCCGCGTCGCCCTGTGGAACCGCACCGACTGCTGCGCCGCCCGGCTCTCCGACTACTGGGTGTTCGTCTCCGACACCCCCTTCGACACCTCGCTGCCCCCGGAGCAGCAGGCCGCGAGGCCCGGCGTCCGGTCCCGCCACCAGACCACCACCGCCGGCACCTCGACCACCCTGACGGTCGGCACCAGCGGCCGGTACGTCATGGTGCAGCTCGCCGGCACCGGGGTGCTGTCGCTCGCCGAGTTCCAGGCCTTCGCCCCGGCGCACGACTTCTCCGTCACCGCCGAGCAGCCGATGACCTCGGTCACCCCCGGCGCCTCGGTCACCTCCGCCGTCGGCACCACGGTCACCAAGGGCAGCCCCCAGACCGTACGGCTGTCGGCGACGGGCCTGCCGGAGGGCGCCACGGCGACCTTCGAACCCGACCGGATCCAGTCGGGCGCCGGCTCCAGGCTGACGCTGCGCACCTCGCCCTCGACCCCGCTGGGCGACTACACCGTCAAGGTCGTGGCCACCGGCGCCGAGGCGACGCACAGCGCGCAGATCACCCTCAGCGTCACCGGCGGGTCCGCCTCCCGCTGA
- a CDS encoding glycoside hydrolase family 3 protein, with protein sequence MQDRSLSRRSVLASATVVAAGATGLAGVAAAPAAAHGRDERLKKIIARMSVEAKVGQLFVPYFYGASATSPSQADQERNLRELGVRTVAELIAKYHLGGVIYFSGWTNNIHDPRQVAELSNGVQRASLALPTPVPSLISIDQEHGANVRVGSGATQLPGAMALGAGRSPSDARTAGRISGIELAALGIHQNFAPVADVNVNPANPVINIRSFGADAREVGRMVAAQVTGYQGAGVVACAKHFPGHGDTGQDSHTELPVITHTREEWERVDAPPFRAAIAAGVDSIMTAHLQVPALDPSNEPATLSPTILQGVLRGELGFDGVIVTDALNMAGVRTKYGDDRVPVLALKAGADQLLFPPDIDVAYHGVLAAVRDGEITEERLDESVLRILRVKDKAGLLSGSPLTSPREVDRTVGARRHRLAADRIAERTTTLLVNENRTLPLRRRQRKLLVVGADPAFPTDGTRSTVPELAKAFDALGYSTAHLATGRSPDAATIDAAVAAARGRDAVIVTTDDVGAASTQRTLVSRLLGTGVPVVHLAVRNPYDIAHLDGVPASLASYCWTEVELRAAARVIAGRVGPRGVLPVPVQRADDPARVLFPSGHGLSYDR encoded by the coding sequence ATGCAGGACCGGAGTCTGTCCAGGCGTTCCGTCCTCGCCTCCGCGACCGTGGTCGCCGCGGGCGCGACGGGCCTCGCGGGCGTGGCAGCCGCCCCCGCCGCCGCACACGGGCGTGACGAGCGCCTGAAGAAGATCATCGCCAGGATGAGCGTCGAGGCCAAGGTCGGCCAGTTGTTCGTGCCCTACTTCTACGGCGCGTCGGCGACCTCTCCCAGCCAGGCCGACCAGGAACGCAATCTGCGGGAGCTCGGCGTCCGTACCGTGGCCGAGCTCATCGCCAAGTACCACCTCGGCGGGGTCATCTACTTCTCGGGCTGGACGAACAACATCCACGACCCGCGTCAGGTGGCCGAGCTGTCGAACGGTGTGCAGCGGGCCTCGCTCGCCCTGCCCACCCCCGTTCCCTCCCTGATCTCGATCGACCAGGAGCACGGGGCCAACGTCCGCGTCGGCAGCGGAGCCACCCAGCTGCCGGGCGCGATGGCGCTCGGCGCGGGCCGCTCGCCCTCCGACGCGCGTACCGCCGGACGGATCTCGGGCATCGAACTCGCCGCCCTGGGCATCCACCAGAACTTCGCCCCGGTCGCCGACGTCAACGTCAATCCGGCCAATCCCGTCATCAACATCCGCTCCTTCGGCGCCGACGCCCGTGAGGTCGGCCGCATGGTGGCGGCCCAGGTGACCGGTTACCAGGGAGCCGGCGTCGTGGCCTGCGCCAAGCACTTCCCGGGCCACGGGGACACGGGGCAGGACAGCCACACCGAGCTGCCCGTGATCACCCACACGCGCGAGGAGTGGGAGCGCGTGGACGCCCCGCCCTTCCGGGCCGCCATCGCCGCCGGCGTCGACTCGATCATGACCGCGCACCTCCAGGTCCCCGCACTCGACCCGAGCAACGAACCGGCCACCCTGTCGCCCACGATCCTGCAGGGCGTGCTGCGCGGCGAGCTCGGGTTCGACGGTGTGATCGTCACCGACGCCCTCAACATGGCCGGTGTGCGCACCAAGTACGGCGACGACCGCGTGCCCGTCCTCGCCCTCAAGGCCGGGGCCGACCAGTTGCTGTTCCCGCCGGACATCGACGTCGCCTACCACGGCGTCCTGGCCGCCGTCCGCGACGGGGAGATCACCGAGGAACGGCTCGACGAGTCCGTCCTGCGCATCCTCCGGGTCAAGGACAAGGCCGGTCTCCTCAGCGGCAGCCCCCTCACCTCCCCGCGGGAGGTCGACCGGACCGTCGGCGCCCGCCGGCACCGCCTCGCCGCCGACCGGATCGCCGAGCGCACCACCACCCTGCTGGTCAACGAGAACCGCACGCTCCCGCTCCGCCGCCGGCAGCGGAAGCTGCTCGTGGTCGGCGCCGACCCGGCCTTCCCCACCGACGGCACCCGGAGCACGGTGCCGGAACTGGCCAAGGCCTTCGACGCGCTGGGCTACAGCACCGCCCACCTCGCCACCGGCCGCTCGCCCGACGCGGCCACGATCGACGCGGCCGTGGCCGCCGCACGAGGGCGGGACGCGGTGATCGTCACCACCGACGACGTCGGCGCCGCCAGCACCCAGCGCACCCTGGTGTCCCGGCTGCTCGGGACAGGCGTGCCCGTCGTCCATCTCGCCGTGCGCAACCCCTACGACATCGCCCACCTCGACGGCGTCCCCGCCTCCCTCGCCTCCTACTGCTGGACCGAGGTCGAACTGCGCGCCGCCGCACGGGTGATCGCCGGCCGGGTCGGACCCCGCGGCGTGCTTCCCGTGCCCGTCCAACGCGCCGACGACCCGGCCCGGGTCCTCTTCCCGTCCGGACACGGTCTGTCGTACGACCGCTGA